In one window of Gorilla gorilla gorilla isolate KB3781 chromosome 2, NHGRI_mGorGor1-v2.1_pri, whole genome shotgun sequence DNA:
- the FAM43A gene encoding protein FAM43A, with amino-acid sequence MLPWKKHKFELLAEAPPRQASKPKGYAVSLHYSALSSLARACPEGALSRVGSMFRSKRKKLHITSEDPTYTVLYLGNATTIQARGDGCTDLAVGKIWSKSEAGRQGTKMKLTVSAQGIRMVHAEERALRRPGHLYLLHRVTYCVADARLPKVFAWVYRHELKHKAVMLRCHAVLVSKPEKAQAMALLLYQTSANALAEFKRLKRRDDARHQQQELVGAHTIPLVPLRKLLLHGPCCYKPPVERSRSAPKLGSITEDLLGEQQEQELQEEEEEEQPEGCPEEEENRAAEGDPAEEEAEAQRALVVAMHFECGDLLDTLENGRGEALGGGGGSLGPGAGPPPLLLGSASDMKAELSQLISDLGELSFGNDVRTLQADLRVTRLLSGDSTGSESSIEGGGPDATSATAGDSSGQADGASADEPHSG; translated from the coding sequence ATGCTGCCGTGGAAGAAGCACAAGTTCGAGCTGCTGGCCGAGGCGCCGCCGCGGCAGGCGTCCAAGCCCAAGGGCTACGCTGTAAGCCTGCACTACTCGGCGCTCAGCTCGCTGGCGCGGGCGTGCCCCGAAGGCGCGCTTAGCCGGGTGGGCAGCATGTTCCGCTCCAAGCGCAAGAAGCTGCACATCACTAGCGAGGACCCAACTTACACCGTGCTCTACCTGGGCAATGCCACCACCATCCAGGCGCGCGGCGACGGCTGCACCGACCTTGCTGTGGGCAAGATCTGGAGCAAGAGCGAGGCGGGCCGTCAGGGCACCAAGATGAAGCTGACGGTGAGTGCGCAGGGTATCCGCATGGTGCACGCCGAGGAGCGCGCGCTGCGCCGCCCGGGCCACCTCTACCTGCTGCACCGCGTCACCTACTGCGTGGCCGACGCGCGGCTGCCCAAGGTCTTCGCCTGGGTGTACCGGCACGAGCTGAAGCACAAGGCCGTGATGCTGCGCTGCCACGCCGTGCTGGTGTCCAAGCCCGAAAAGGCGCAGGCCATGGCCCTGCTGCTCTACCAGACGTCGGCCAACGCGCTGGCGGAATTTAAACGCCTCAAGCGGCGGGACGACGCGCGTCACCAGCAGCAGGAGCTGGTGGGCGCACACACCATCCCGCTAGTGCCGCTGCGCAAGCTGCTCCTACACGGACCCTGCTGCTATAAACCGCCGGTGGAGCGCAGCCGCAGCGCGCCCAAGCTCGGCTCCATCACCGAGGACCTGCTCGGCGAACAGCAGGAGCAGGAgctgcaggaggaagaggaagaggagcaaCCCGAGGGCTGCCCGGAGGAGGAGGAGAACCGTGCGGCAGAGGGAGATCCAGCAGAGGAGGAGGCCGAGGCGCAGCGTGCGCTAGTGGTCGCCATGCACTTTGAGTGCGGGGACTTGTTGGATACTCTGGAGAATGGCCGTGGGGAGGCGCTAGGAGGCGGCGGGGGCTCCCTGGGCCCGGGGGCCGGGCCGCCGCCTCTGCTGCTGGGCAGCGCCTCCGACATGAAGGCTGAGCTGTCGCAACTTATTAGCGACCTGGGCGAGCTCAGCTTCGGCAACGACGTGCGCACCCTGCAGGCCGACTTGCGGGTGACGCGCCTGCTGTCGGGCGACAGCACGGGCAGCGAGAGCTCCATCGAGGGCGGGGGCCCTGACGCCACCTCCGCCACCGCCGGGGACTCGTCCGGCCAGGCCGACGGCGCCAGTGCAGACGAGCCCCACTCGGGCTGA